A genomic region of Exiguobacterium oxidotolerans JCM 12280 contains the following coding sequences:
- a CDS encoding MBL fold metallo-hydrolase, with protein sequence MSLHYSVLASGSTGNALYIESEQSRLLVDAGLTGKAMLALFDQIHRSPEGIDGLFVTHEHSDHIKGVGILARKYNIPLYANQKTWDAMEAKIGKIDPALKFLWEVGEVKQFGDIEVESFNVSHDAADPMFFQFAHEGKRLAHITDTGYVSDRMKGTIRGADAYIFEANHDIGMLQMGHYPWSVKRRILGDYGHVSNEDAAVAMSEVLDERTKRIHMAHLSKDNNMKELARMSVSQTLASRDVDLSKIHLLDTDPVIPTPLLKL encoded by the coding sequence ATGAGCCTACACTATAGCGTTCTTGCGAGCGGCTCGACGGGAAATGCCCTCTACATCGAAAGTGAACAAAGCCGGCTGCTCGTCGATGCCGGATTGACAGGAAAGGCAATGCTAGCATTGTTCGACCAGATTCACCGGTCACCGGAAGGCATCGATGGGCTGTTCGTCACCCATGAACACTCGGATCATATTAAAGGGGTCGGCATCTTAGCCCGCAAGTACAATATCCCGCTCTATGCGAACCAAAAGACATGGGACGCGATGGAAGCAAAAATCGGCAAGATTGATCCCGCCTTGAAGTTCCTCTGGGAAGTCGGCGAAGTGAAACAGTTCGGCGATATCGAAGTCGAATCGTTTAACGTCAGCCATGACGCAGCCGATCCGATGTTCTTCCAGTTCGCCCATGAAGGGAAACGGCTCGCCCACATCACGGATACCGGCTACGTCTCGGACCGGATGAAAGGGACGATCCGTGGTGCCGATGCCTACATCTTCGAAGCGAACCATGACATCGGGATGCTCCAGATGGGACACTACCCGTGGAGCGTCAAACGCCGAATCCTCGGCGACTACGGTCACGTCTCGAACGAAGACGCGGCAGTCGCGATGAGCGAGGTGCTCGACGAGCGGACGAAACGGATCCATATGGCCCACTTGAGCAAGGACAACAACATGAAGGAACTGGCCCGGATGAGTGTCTCCCAGACACTGGCGAGCCGGGACGTCGACCTCAGCAAGATTCATTTGCTTGATACCGATCCCGTCATTCCGACACCACTCCTGAAGCTCTGA
- a CDS encoding two-component system regulatory protein YycI, which produces MDWSKAKTLLILTFLILNVYLVVQLMDRMIEPRIVATTASGKTILKDRKIDEKQLQTASRDIGYLTAEVDSSSLAPKESSPIKDAIISVKNQVEWSVRLSKPSPLDTKAMRDSATSFVQSSVNHGSDYTFWKFDNKQNELTFVQTYKGQPLYSTPEQSRDDEAMIGPSLLVLQLNDDKEIVSYKQRHLNEVVRQAQDVTLLSASEAVIQLSEQGLFPASKKMTGHKLGYFCLVTEGTKSVQILPPTWQIELDGEELYFVNAIDGGVQTIERLDTVSEK; this is translated from the coding sequence ATGGATTGGAGTAAAGCAAAGACGTTGTTGATTCTGACTTTCCTCATCCTGAACGTCTACCTGGTCGTTCAATTGATGGATCGGATGATTGAACCACGGATCGTCGCGACGACGGCGTCCGGAAAGACGATTTTAAAAGATCGGAAGATTGACGAAAAACAACTGCAGACCGCGTCTCGCGACATCGGTTATTTGACGGCAGAAGTCGATTCGAGCTCACTGGCACCTAAAGAGAGCTCACCGATTAAAGATGCGATCATATCAGTCAAAAATCAGGTCGAATGGTCTGTTCGGTTGTCGAAGCCGTCACCGCTCGACACAAAAGCGATGCGCGACTCGGCGACTTCATTCGTCCAGTCGTCCGTTAATCACGGTTCAGACTACACGTTTTGGAAGTTTGATAATAAACAAAATGAACTGACGTTCGTGCAGACGTATAAAGGACAACCGCTGTATTCGACACCGGAGCAATCACGGGACGATGAGGCGATGATTGGTCCGTCTCTGCTCGTCCTGCAGCTGAACGATGACAAGGAAATCGTCAGCTATAAGCAACGTCATTTGAACGAAGTCGTCCGCCAAGCACAGGACGTGACGTTGTTGTCAGCGAGCGAAGCCGTCATCCAATTGTCGGAGCAAGGTCTTTTCCCGGCCTCGAAAAAAATGACAGGCCATAAGCTTGGCTATTTCTGTCTCGTGACGGAAGGGACAAAATCGGTCCAGATTTTACCGCCGACGTGGCAGATCGAACTCGACGGGGAAGAACTTTATTTCGTCAACGCGATTGACGGGGGTGTTCAGACGATCGAACGCCTCGATACAGTTTCAGAGAAATGA
- a CDS encoding YycH family regulatory protein, giving the protein MMKQRLKTTLLILLVCGSIFQTAMLWTYHPSSESIEQEQVSFNEIDASKTVESNQLVNPELVVYSNGVEAYQTQIIGRTILNRIGASFDIGVLVLTDKASNIPLSKRSVEMIFPTPVTAAMLEELLGEKEIAMTEPIKRLYLLDYDGPILRLESATGRFKDFQLVGDETVLKRLFAYDKKKPMTKVELKGGDYTYVATATPRLEEVFVYDEVGQDPKPLDRIRSAFFTANTNVQQIKGRDGLDVLTDGVSVSTYDRDYNAYRFNTLSPNTQSTAVDYSTLVSYINIHGGWLDQVTQRSGFRYYFDQMSSQEEQQTAIFRLYLNRYPVFGEIGPLLEQPEFDLATIKMTFEENQIRSISRSMLRADRKLLLKETTLPTIEQTVKELEQADLMQDITGIRVGYSMTYKIATSRYALFEPAWFVKRDGEWSTVDQAIGNEG; this is encoded by the coding sequence ATGATGAAGCAACGACTGAAAACGACCCTGCTGATTCTACTTGTATGTGGTTCTATTTTTCAGACGGCAATGCTTTGGACATATCATCCAAGTAGTGAATCAATCGAGCAGGAACAAGTATCATTTAATGAAATTGATGCTTCAAAGACGGTTGAAAGTAACCAGCTCGTCAATCCCGAACTCGTCGTCTATTCGAATGGCGTGGAAGCCTATCAGACACAAATCATCGGGCGGACGATTTTGAACCGGATTGGTGCTTCGTTTGATATCGGTGTCCTCGTCTTGACAGATAAAGCGTCAAACATCCCGCTCAGCAAACGGAGCGTCGAGATGATTTTCCCGACACCGGTCACGGCAGCGATGCTTGAAGAACTACTCGGTGAAAAAGAGATTGCGATGACTGAACCGATTAAACGGCTCTATCTGCTCGATTATGACGGACCGATTCTCCGGCTCGAGTCAGCGACGGGTCGCTTTAAAGACTTTCAATTGGTCGGCGACGAGACAGTCTTAAAACGTCTCTTTGCCTACGATAAGAAAAAACCGATGACGAAGGTCGAGCTTAAAGGCGGTGACTACACGTACGTCGCAACAGCAACCCCTCGTCTTGAAGAAGTGTTTGTTTATGACGAAGTCGGACAGGACCCGAAACCACTCGACCGGATCCGCAGTGCGTTCTTCACAGCGAATACGAACGTGCAACAAATCAAGGGACGAGACGGACTCGACGTGTTGACGGATGGGGTCAGCGTCTCGACGTATGACCGGGATTACAATGCCTATCGTTTCAACACGCTGTCACCGAACACACAAAGTACGGCAGTCGATTACAGTACGCTCGTCAGCTACATCAATATTCATGGAGGCTGGCTCGACCAAGTCACGCAACGCAGCGGCTTCCGTTATTACTTTGATCAAATGAGTAGTCAAGAAGAGCAACAAACGGCAATCTTCCGTCTCTATTTGAATCGTTATCCGGTCTTCGGCGAAATTGGCCCGTTGCTCGAACAACCAGAATTTGATTTAGCGACGATCAAGATGACGTTCGAAGAAAATCAAATCCGGTCGATCAGCCGGAGCATGTTACGGGCAGACCGGAAACTTTTGTTAAAGGAAACGACGTTACCGACGATTGAACAGACGGTGAAAGAGCTGGAGCAAGCAGACCTTATGCAGGACATCACCGGAATTCGAGTCGGCTACAGCATGACATACAAAATCGCGACGAGTCGCTACGCCCTGTTTGAACCGGCATGGTTCGTCAAACGGGACGGAGAATGGAGCACAGTCGATCAAGCAATTGGAAATGAGGGGTAA
- the walK gene encoding cell wall metabolism sensor histidine kinase WalK codes for MLKGTNFFKSIQWKLVVIYALLILVAMQVIGVYFVRSLEKQYITNFSKSVEDRAGLVAYNVGKEFDKAGDDEASKRQLSESLGQLLSEFSSGSTSRNDILEVQIIDQDSVIQATSDEDNQSAVGQRATNSLIKKAQATSSTRIDTVLDPNEDKIRIFAVPVTSEGDGSTIGMIYVRASMESIYSQMQQVTRILATGTVIALVITSILGVLLSRTITRPISDMRRQAIEMRRGNFSRKVKVYSDDEIGQLARSFNELTDELLEANATTEAERRKLTSVLENMTDGVIATDRTLRVILMNDQAKDIVGVEEAGMVGTNLKDLLALGDDFMIPEDGTMPPRLLDFSSEDELFLVRAFFSPVKKHSGPITGMIIVLHDVTEQEQVEQDRREFVANVSHELRTPLTTMRSYLEALAEGAYQDEELAPRFLETTQNETERMIRLVTDLLQLSKMDSKEYKMNKVRFDYIQFINEILDRHDMTKPERIRFRRKIMKRKVYIRGDQDKLIQVADNILTNAIKYSPEGGTITVRTMLRAKRIVISIKDEGVGIPKANLQKIFERFYRVDKARARKIGGTGLGLSIAKDVVSAHGGDIWAESEWGRGTTIYFTLPYEVIEEVDAG; via the coding sequence ATGTTAAAAGGAACGAACTTCTTTAAATCCATCCAGTGGAAACTTGTCGTCATATACGCGTTACTGATTTTAGTCGCGATGCAAGTCATTGGAGTCTATTTCGTTCGTTCCCTTGAAAAGCAGTACATTACAAACTTCTCAAAATCTGTCGAGGACCGAGCCGGACTTGTAGCTTACAATGTCGGGAAGGAATTTGATAAGGCAGGCGATGATGAAGCCTCTAAACGGCAGTTGTCTGAGTCTCTTGGGCAGCTGCTGTCTGAGTTTAGTAGTGGCTCCACTTCAAGGAACGACATTCTCGAAGTCCAAATCATCGATCAGGATTCTGTCATTCAAGCGACGTCGGATGAGGACAACCAGTCGGCGGTTGGGCAACGGGCGACAAACTCGTTAATCAAAAAAGCGCAGGCGACGAGTTCGACCCGAATCGATACCGTCCTTGATCCGAATGAAGATAAAATCCGAATCTTCGCCGTACCTGTCACGTCAGAAGGTGATGGTTCGACGATCGGGATGATTTATGTCCGGGCATCGATGGAGTCGATCTATTCACAGATGCAACAGGTCACCCGCATTCTAGCGACGGGAACAGTGATTGCACTTGTCATCACGTCGATTCTCGGGGTGCTGTTATCTCGAACGATCACGCGACCGATTTCCGACATGCGTCGGCAAGCAATCGAGATGCGCCGGGGGAACTTCTCCCGGAAAGTAAAAGTCTATTCCGATGACGAAATCGGACAGCTGGCCCGGTCGTTCAATGAATTGACCGACGAGTTGCTCGAAGCAAACGCGACGACGGAAGCGGAACGACGGAAGTTGACGAGCGTCCTCGAAAACATGACGGATGGTGTGATTGCAACGGACCGGACGCTCCGTGTCATCTTGATGAACGATCAGGCGAAAGACATCGTCGGCGTCGAAGAGGCAGGCATGGTCGGAACGAATCTGAAGGATTTGCTCGCACTCGGGGACGATTTCATGATTCCGGAAGACGGAACAATGCCACCACGTTTGCTTGATTTCAGTAGTGAGGATGAGCTATTCCTCGTCCGGGCGTTCTTCTCGCCCGTCAAGAAACACAGTGGACCGATTACCGGAATGATCATCGTCTTGCATGACGTCACGGAACAAGAGCAAGTCGAACAGGACCGCCGCGAGTTCGTCGCGAACGTCAGTCACGAACTCCGGACTCCATTGACGACGATGCGGAGTTATCTCGAAGCACTCGCAGAAGGGGCCTATCAAGACGAAGAACTGGCACCACGCTTCCTTGAGACGACACAAAATGAGACGGAGCGGATGATTCGTCTCGTCACAGACCTCCTGCAACTGTCGAAAATGGATAGTAAGGAATACAAGATGAATAAAGTGCGCTTCGACTATATCCAGTTCATTAATGAAATTCTCGATCGTCATGACATGACGAAACCGGAGCGGATTCGCTTCCGCCGGAAAATCATGAAACGGAAAGTTTATATTCGTGGGGACCAGGATAAGTTGATTCAAGTTGCCGATAACATTTTGACGAACGCGATCAAGTATTCACCGGAAGGCGGAACGATTACCGTCCGGACGATGTTACGGGCGAAACGGATCGTTATCAGCATCAAGGATGAAGGAGTCGGGATTCCGAAAGCGAACCTGCAAAAAATCTTCGAACGTTTCTATCGTGTCGATAAGGCACGGGCACGGAAGATTGGTGGGACAGGTCTTGGTCTCTCGATCGCGAAAGATGTCGTTTCGGCACATGGCGGCGACATTTGGGCAGAAAGTGAATGGGGACGTGGTACGACGATTTACTTTACCCTTCCTTATGAAGTGATTGAAGAGGTGGATGCCGGATGA
- the yycF gene encoding response regulator YycF — MTERRILVVDDEQPIADILKFKLEKEGYSVAVANDGIEALEKVEEFKPDLILLDIMLPLMDGMEVCREVRKTLETPIIMLTAKDSEIDKVLGLELGADDYVTKPFSSRELLARVKANMRKRGRDEKPVSDDPDDITIGELTIHLNSHTVTKREEKIELTQREFELLHYLAKNIGQVMTREHLLQTVWGYDYFGDVRTVDVTVRRLREKVEDNPSTPIYIMTRRGVGYYLQDGENE; from the coding sequence TTGACGGAACGTAGAATACTCGTCGTCGACGACGAACAACCGATTGCGGATATATTAAAATTTAAACTTGAAAAAGAAGGTTACAGCGTCGCTGTTGCCAATGATGGCATCGAAGCACTTGAGAAGGTCGAGGAATTCAAACCAGACTTGATCTTGCTCGACATCATGTTGCCTTTAATGGATGGGATGGAAGTCTGTCGTGAAGTCCGAAAAACACTTGAGACACCCATCATCATGTTGACGGCAAAAGACTCAGAAATCGATAAAGTACTCGGACTGGAACTCGGTGCGGATGATTACGTAACGAAACCGTTTAGTTCACGCGAGCTACTCGCACGTGTCAAAGCGAACATGCGAAAACGAGGACGTGATGAAAAACCAGTCAGTGATGACCCGGATGATATTACGATTGGTGAGTTGACGATTCATTTAAACTCTCATACGGTCACGAAGCGTGAAGAAAAAATCGAACTCACACAACGTGAATTCGAACTGTTGCATTATTTAGCGAAGAACATCGGACAAGTCATGACGCGCGAACATCTTCTTCAGACAGTCTGGGGCTATGATTACTTCGGCGACGTTCGGACGGTCGATGTGACGGTACGCCGTCTACGTGAGAAAGTCGAAGACAATCCAAGTACACCAATCTATATCATGACACGTCGTGGTGTCGGTTATTATCTCCAAGATGGGGAGAATGAATAA
- a CDS encoding adenylosuccinate synthase, which produces MSSVVVVGTQWGDEGKGKITDFLSKKADVVARYQGGDNAGHTIVFNNETYKLHLIPSGIFYSDKKCVIGNGLVVNPKSLVKELKYLHDRGVSTDNLLISNRAHVILPYHQLQDQLEEEAKGDAKVGTTLKGIGPCYMDKAARIGIRMADLLDKETFAEKLQIVLEQKNRMFTKMYDAEPIAFDDIFEEYYAYGQEFAKYVCDTSVVVNDSLDKGEKVLFEGAQGVLLDLDHGTYPFVTSSNASAGGVASGVGVGPARIDHVVGVCKAYTSRVGDGPFPTELFDEIGHHIREVGREYGTTTGRPRRVGWFDSVVVRHSRRTSGLTDLSLNSIDVLTGIETLKICTSYEFNGKQIDEYPASFRDLEACVPVYEELPGWKEDITGIRKFEDLPINAQNYVKRIADLTNISLVTFSVGPGREQTVVLRDLYEEA; this is translated from the coding sequence GAAAAAAGCCGATGTCGTCGCTCGTTATCAAGGTGGGGACAATGCAGGACATACAATCGTATTCAATAATGAGACGTATAAGTTACACTTGATTCCTTCAGGGATCTTTTACTCAGACAAGAAATGTGTCATCGGAAATGGCCTAGTCGTCAATCCGAAATCGCTCGTCAAGGAATTAAAGTATCTGCACGATCGTGGTGTTTCTACAGATAACTTATTAATTTCAAATCGTGCTCATGTTATCTTGCCATACCATCAATTGCAAGATCAGCTCGAAGAAGAAGCAAAAGGCGACGCGAAAGTCGGAACGACGCTGAAAGGAATCGGACCGTGCTACATGGATAAAGCAGCACGGATCGGGATCCGGATGGCAGACTTACTCGATAAAGAAACATTCGCTGAAAAACTTCAAATCGTGCTTGAACAGAAGAACCGGATGTTTACGAAAATGTACGACGCAGAGCCGATTGCCTTTGATGATATCTTCGAAGAGTACTACGCGTATGGTCAAGAATTCGCGAAGTATGTCTGTGATACATCAGTCGTCGTCAACGATAGCCTCGATAAAGGGGAAAAAGTGTTGTTTGAAGGAGCGCAAGGTGTCTTGCTCGATCTCGACCACGGAACGTATCCGTTCGTCACATCATCAAATGCTTCAGCGGGTGGCGTCGCGTCAGGTGTCGGTGTCGGTCCTGCTCGTATCGACCACGTCGTCGGTGTCTGTAAGGCCTATACGTCACGTGTTGGTGATGGTCCGTTCCCAACGGAATTGTTCGATGAAATCGGTCATCACATCCGTGAAGTCGGTCGCGAATATGGTACGACGACAGGTCGTCCGCGTCGCGTCGGTTGGTTCGACTCGGTTGTCGTTCGTCACTCACGTCGGACGAGTGGTTTGACAGACCTGTCCTTGAACTCGATCGATGTCTTGACGGGGATTGAAACGTTGAAGATTTGTACATCGTACGAATTCAACGGAAAACAAATCGATGAGTACCCAGCAAGCTTCCGTGATCTTGAAGCGTGTGTCCCGGTCTACGAAGAGTTACCGGGTTGGAAAGAAGATATTACAGGGATTCGTAAGTTTGAAGACCTTCCGATCAATGCTCAAAACTACGTAAAACGGATCGCAGATTTGACGAACATTTCACTCGTCACGTTCTCGGTCGGACCAGGTCGCGAGCAGACAGTCGTCCTTCGCGATCTTTACGAAGAAGCATAA